In Candidatus Pacearchaeota archaeon, the genomic stretch ATTTTAAATTTTTGGCATCCACGAGAGCGATGGAATCCTAACATATTTGGATAGTATAAATTTTAATAACAAAGAACCCAACAAGAAAGACAAAGCCAATAAACCAATAAAATGAGCAGAATATATATCGAGCATTAATCCTAAAAAGAAAGCTGAAAATAATCCTATCCTTCCTTGTGGCTCTTCTAAAAAATTAATTAATAAAACGAGAAAAATAAGAAAGCTAAAAAAAGTAAAAAAAAGCAAATAGCTTGTTTCAAAAATAAATAAATAATACATCGCCACAATCAAAAATACAGTTTTAAAAATCTCCTTAATCATTATATATCTCTGCTATTTTAATTATAAAAACATTATTAATCGTACTTAAATCAAAAACTTTTTCAATGTCAGCGGTCTGATACGTTTCATTATCAATCTTTTTGATATTCTTTACTTTTCCCATTAAAAGCCCGGCTGGATAATTCCCTCCCATAGCTGAAGTCACCACCAGACTTCCCTCTTTTAATTCTTTATCACGAGCCACCATATCTAAGGTTAAATTTAGATTTCCCTCTCCTTTACTTAAAGCAAAAACTCCACTATCGGGTATCTCAACATCAATAAGATTGTTCTTTTGAGTAATAAGCATCACTCGAGAATAAGATGGATAAACATCGACTACTTTTCCTAAAAGAACCTTACCAGAAACAATCACTGGAAATCCTTTCTTAACTCCATCATTAGATCCAATATTTACCAAAAGAGAATCTGCTAAAATATCTTTTGATATCACTCGTCCTAACATCAAATTAAACT encodes the following:
- the mreC gene encoding rod shape-determining protein MreC, which gives rise to MKILTKKRITVLILLFFCFLVINSFFKDALKNFVYSKSENLMASLWNKGSEQAFSNKNQEELNKKLIEENQKLLSDLADFQKIKEENEFLRNSLDLGLEKEFNLMLGRVISKDILADSLLVNIGSNDGVKKGFPVIVSGKVLLGKVVDVYPSYSRVMLITQKNNLIDVEIPDSGVFALSKGEGNLNLTLDMVARDKELKEGSLVVTSAMGGNYPAGLLMGKVKNIKKIDNETYQTADIEKVFDLSTINNVFIIKIAEIYND